In one window of Burkholderia multivorans ATCC BAA-247 DNA:
- a CDS encoding LLM class flavin-dependent oxidoreductase, with product MRFSLFVHMERVSDQTSQKQLYDEMVELCQIADRGGMHAVWTGEHHGMDFTIAPNPFINLADLANKTKRVRLGTGTVVAPFWHPIKLAGEAAMTDIISGGRLELGIARGAYSFEYERLMPGLDAWSAGQRMRELIPAVKKLWEGNYAHDGEFWKFPSTTSSPLPLQQPHPPIWVAARDPNSHEFAVANGCNVQVTPLHLGDDEVEKLVGHFNAACAKYSDVPRPQIMLLRHTYVASNEDDAQRAADEINVFYNYFGAWFKNERPVSRGMIQPLSREEIAAHPFYTPEAMRRNNVIGTPAEVIERLKTYEALGFDEYSFWIDTGMPFERKKASLERMIRDVMPAFR from the coding sequence CAGACCAGCCAAAAGCAGCTGTACGACGAGATGGTCGAGCTGTGCCAGATCGCCGACCGCGGCGGCATGCACGCCGTCTGGACCGGCGAGCACCACGGCATGGATTTCACGATCGCGCCGAACCCGTTCATCAACCTCGCCGATCTCGCGAACAAGACGAAGCGCGTACGGCTCGGCACGGGCACGGTCGTCGCGCCGTTCTGGCATCCGATCAAGCTCGCCGGCGAAGCCGCGATGACGGACATCATCTCGGGCGGGCGCCTCGAGCTCGGCATCGCGCGCGGCGCCTACTCGTTCGAATATGAGCGCCTGATGCCGGGTCTCGACGCGTGGAGCGCAGGCCAGCGCATGCGCGAGCTGATTCCGGCCGTGAAGAAGCTGTGGGAAGGCAACTACGCGCACGACGGCGAATTCTGGAAGTTCCCGTCGACCACATCGTCGCCGCTGCCGCTGCAGCAACCGCATCCGCCGATCTGGGTCGCCGCGCGCGATCCGAACAGCCACGAGTTCGCGGTGGCCAACGGCTGCAACGTGCAGGTCACACCGCTGCATCTCGGCGACGACGAAGTCGAGAAGCTCGTCGGCCATTTCAACGCCGCGTGTGCGAAGTACAGCGACGTGCCGCGTCCGCAGATCATGCTGCTGCGTCACACCTATGTCGCGAGCAACGAGGACGACGCGCAGCGAGCCGCCGACGAAATCAACGTGTTCTACAACTACTTCGGCGCGTGGTTCAAGAACGAACGTCCGGTCAGTCGCGGGATGATCCAGCCGCTGAGCCGCGAGGAAATCGCCGCGCATCCGTTCTACACGCCCGAAGCGATGCGCCGGAACAACGTGATCGGCACGCCGGCGGAAGTGATCGAACGTCTGAAGACCTATGAGGCGCTCGGCTTCGACGAGTACTCGTTCTGGATCGACACGGGCATGCCGTTCGAACGCAAGAAGGCGTCGCTCGAGCGGATGATCCGCGACGTGATGCCGGCGTTCCGGTAA
- a CDS encoding aldehyde dehydrogenase, which produces MNAHFQLYIDGQFEPGAATFGSIDPATGAVWAQMPEARTDEVNRAVAAARRALTDRAWAGLTASARGKLLYRLADLVEQAAPRLAEIETKDTGKIIRETSSQIAYVAEYYRYYAGIADKLEGSSIPVDKPDMQVWLERQPVGVVAAIVPWNSQLFLSAVKLGPALAAGCTVVLKASEEAPGPLLEFARIVHEAGFPPGVVNVVTGFGPECGAVLSSHPDVDKVAFTGGPETARHIVRNTADNLAKVSLELGGKSPFIVFADTDIQSAVNAQVAAIFAASGQSCVAGSRLLIEASVKDRFLAMLVERVSRIRIGSPGERETEYGPLCTERQLRHIETVVERSVRQGATVLAGGKKLARDGYYYAPTILDCTGVAHADSITTELFGPVLSVDTFESEQEAIDKANGTAYGLAAGIFTTNLTRAHRVSKRVRTGIVWINTYRAVSPLVPFGGFGLSGHGREGGLSAALEYTTTKSVWLRTSDDPIGDPFVMR; this is translated from the coding sequence ATGAATGCACATTTTCAGCTGTATATCGACGGGCAGTTCGAGCCCGGCGCCGCCACCTTCGGCAGCATCGACCCGGCAACCGGCGCCGTGTGGGCGCAGATGCCGGAAGCCCGCACGGACGAAGTGAATCGCGCGGTCGCGGCGGCCCGCCGTGCACTGACCGATCGCGCCTGGGCAGGCCTGACCGCGTCGGCGCGCGGCAAACTGCTGTACCGGCTCGCGGACCTCGTCGAACAGGCTGCACCGCGGCTCGCCGAAATCGAAACGAAAGACACCGGCAAGATCATCCGCGAAACGTCGAGCCAGATCGCATACGTTGCCGAGTATTACCGCTACTACGCCGGCATCGCCGACAAGCTCGAGGGCAGCAGCATCCCCGTCGACAAGCCCGACATGCAGGTATGGCTCGAGCGGCAGCCGGTCGGCGTGGTCGCCGCGATCGTGCCGTGGAACAGCCAGCTGTTCCTGTCCGCGGTCAAGCTCGGCCCCGCACTCGCCGCGGGCTGCACCGTCGTGCTGAAGGCATCCGAGGAAGCACCGGGACCGCTGCTCGAGTTCGCGCGCATCGTGCACGAGGCCGGCTTCCCGCCCGGTGTCGTCAACGTCGTCACCGGCTTCGGCCCGGAATGCGGTGCGGTGCTGAGCAGCCATCCCGATGTGGACAAGGTCGCGTTCACCGGCGGCCCCGAGACCGCGCGCCACATCGTGCGCAATACGGCCGATAACCTCGCGAAGGTGTCGCTCGAACTCGGCGGCAAGTCGCCGTTCATCGTGTTCGCCGATACCGACATCCAGAGCGCCGTGAATGCGCAGGTTGCGGCCATCTTCGCAGCGAGCGGCCAGAGCTGCGTCGCGGGTTCGCGCCTGCTGATCGAGGCTTCGGTCAAGGATCGATTCCTCGCGATGCTCGTGGAACGCGTATCGCGGATTCGCATCGGTTCCCCCGGCGAGCGGGAAACCGAATACGGCCCGCTGTGTACCGAGCGACAGCTTCGCCACATCGAGACGGTCGTCGAGCGCTCGGTGCGTCAGGGCGCGACCGTGCTCGCCGGCGGAAAGAAGCTGGCACGCGACGGGTATTACTACGCGCCGACGATCCTCGACTGCACCGGCGTCGCGCACGCCGACAGCATCACGACCGAATTGTTCGGGCCGGTGCTGTCGGTCGACACGTTCGAATCCGAGCAGGAAGCGATCGACAAGGCGAACGGCACCGCATATGGCCTCGCGGCCGGCATCTTCACGACCAATCTCACGCGGGCTCACCGCGTGTCGAAGCGCGTGCGCACCGGCATCGTGTGGATCAACACGTATCGGGCCGTGTCGCCGCTCGTGCCGTTCGGCGGCTTCGGGCTATCCGGACACGGCCGCGAAGGCGGGCTGAGCGCCGCGCTCGAATACACGACCACGAAGTCCGTATGGCTGCGCACGTCGGACGATCCGATCGGCGACCCGTTCGTGATGCGCTGA
- a CDS encoding purine-cytosine permease family protein, protein MTKQDSDGGVLAIESNSIEYVPSEARHGKPADLFTLWFCTNVAPLAVISGATSVLVFHLDLVSAILAIVAGQFFGAIFHALTSAQGPLVGVPQMIQSRAQFGRYGSLLVVGFTTLIYLGFFVSNIILAGKTLHTAMPAIPVPAATVVGAVLATLVGVIGCHFIHRFNKIGAWFMGGALLIGIALMAPGLDAQIFERGHFDSTNWFAMFGLCAIWQISFAPYTSDYSRYLPASAGFGKTFAYTYFGTSLGTIFAFLFGVLAVSTGHSSDAMQAVREQTGAFGYVLILLFLVNIIGHNGMNLYGAVLSFITAAQTFRPHWVPGRKVRVAVSAVLLVASTAIALWASSNFIAIFLNAIFALRIVLAPWIAINLIDFYLVNNRHYRVAEIISSNGGMYGAFNAKTTAIYVFGIAVQVPFMQESFFRGPWASILGGVDVSWMVGLVVTALVCYLFASRDGSRSRSRCPAGAGALD, encoded by the coding sequence ATGACAAAGCAGGACAGCGACGGCGGCGTTCTCGCCATCGAAAGCAACTCGATCGAATATGTTCCGTCGGAGGCCCGCCACGGCAAGCCGGCCGATCTCTTCACCCTGTGGTTCTGCACGAACGTCGCACCGCTGGCCGTGATCTCGGGCGCCACGTCGGTGCTGGTGTTTCATCTCGACCTGGTCAGCGCGATTCTCGCGATCGTGGCCGGGCAATTCTTCGGCGCGATCTTTCACGCGCTCACTTCCGCGCAAGGGCCGCTCGTCGGCGTACCGCAGATGATCCAGAGCCGCGCCCAGTTCGGCCGCTACGGCTCGCTGCTCGTGGTCGGGTTCACCACGCTGATCTACCTCGGCTTCTTCGTATCGAACATCATTCTGGCGGGCAAAACGCTGCACACCGCCATGCCCGCGATACCCGTACCCGCCGCGACCGTCGTCGGTGCGGTGCTTGCGACGCTGGTGGGCGTGATCGGCTGCCACTTCATTCATCGCTTCAACAAGATCGGTGCGTGGTTCATGGGCGGCGCGCTGCTGATCGGCATCGCGCTGATGGCGCCGGGGCTCGACGCGCAGATCTTCGAGCGAGGGCATTTCGATTCCACGAACTGGTTCGCGATGTTCGGGCTGTGCGCGATCTGGCAGATCAGCTTCGCGCCCTATACGTCCGACTATTCTCGCTATCTGCCGGCCTCCGCCGGATTCGGGAAGACGTTTGCGTATACCTATTTCGGTACATCGCTAGGCACGATCTTCGCGTTCCTGTTCGGTGTGCTCGCAGTCAGCACCGGACATTCGTCCGACGCGATGCAGGCCGTCCGCGAGCAGACCGGCGCGTTCGGCTACGTGCTGATCCTCCTGTTTCTCGTCAACATCATCGGCCACAACGGAATGAATCTGTACGGCGCAGTGCTGTCGTTCATCACCGCCGCGCAGACGTTCCGCCCGCACTGGGTGCCGGGGCGCAAGGTGCGCGTCGCCGTGTCGGCGGTGCTGCTGGTGGCGTCCACCGCGATCGCCCTGTGGGCGTCGAGCAACTTCATCGCGATCTTTCTGAACGCGATCTTCGCGCTGCGCATCGTGCTCGCGCCATGGATCGCGATCAACCTGATCGACTTCTACCTCGTCAACAACCGGCACTACCGCGTCGCGGAGATCATCAGCAGCAATGGCGGCATGTACGGCGCGTTCAACGCCAAGACCACCGCGATCTACGTGTTCGGGATTGCGGTGCAGGTTCCGTTCATGCAAGAGAGCTTCTTCCGCGGCCCGTGGGCGTCGATTCTGGGTGGCGTCGACGTCTCGTGGATGGTCGGCCTCGTCGTCACCGCGCTGGTGTGCTACCTGTTCGCGTCGCGGGACGGCTCGCGTTCGCGGAGCCGGTGTCCGGCCGGCGCCGGCGCTCTGGATTAA
- a CDS encoding carboxymuconolactone decarboxylase family protein, translated as MNEDEALFQKGLPIRREVLGPEYVDASMEKADAFMMAFQRATTAWAWGWAWGDDTLDRKTRSLLNLAMLTAGGHTNELKLHVKGALNNGVSVDEIKATLLHATAYSGIPHGLSAFKAAHEVLVSEGALK; from the coding sequence ATGAATGAAGACGAGGCGCTGTTTCAGAAAGGCTTGCCGATCCGCCGTGAAGTGCTCGGCCCCGAATACGTCGATGCATCGATGGAAAAGGCGGACGCCTTCATGATGGCGTTCCAGCGCGCCACCACCGCATGGGCGTGGGGATGGGCATGGGGCGACGACACGCTCGACCGCAAAACGCGCAGTCTGCTCAACCTCGCGATGCTGACTGCCGGCGGCCATACGAACGAACTCAAGCTGCACGTGAAGGGGGCGCTCAACAACGGCGTAAGCGTCGACGAAATCAAGGCGACATTGCTGCACGCGACCGCTTATTCGGGCATTCCGCACGGGCTCAGCGCGTTCAAGGCCGCACACGAGGTGCTGGTGTCCGAAGGGGCATTGAAATAA
- a CDS encoding LysR family transcriptional regulator yields MGTAELPDLKLLQLFDLLYDVRSVTRAAEQLGQSQPTISIWLGRLREHLQDPLFVRTPAGMTPTPQADALIGPCREILESLRRFSAWEISFDPATAKRRFRICMTDASHITLLPKMLAHVRAQAPGIRLEAARIDGNTERALESGEADLAIGYVPWLGSGMYQQQLYMQDWVCLANPDHPRVRAKLTLKQYRREGHVIIAAGTGAQLLEQALLRENIDRDVVLELPGMLGLGSIIQSTDLIATLPRNIGETLARVNGIAVHPCPFPVDKFAVRQHWHAKYHHEAGNRWLRSVVADLFLDRS; encoded by the coding sequence ATGGGCACTGCCGAGCTGCCGGATCTCAAGCTGCTTCAGCTTTTCGACTTGCTGTATGACGTGCGCAGCGTGACGCGGGCGGCGGAGCAGCTCGGGCAGAGCCAGCCGACGATCAGCATCTGGCTGGGGCGGCTGCGCGAACATCTGCAGGATCCGTTGTTCGTGCGTACGCCCGCCGGGATGACGCCGACGCCTCAGGCAGACGCGTTGATCGGCCCATGCCGGGAAATCCTGGAGTCGCTGCGGCGGTTTTCGGCATGGGAAATCTCGTTCGATCCTGCCACGGCCAAGCGGCGCTTCCGGATCTGCATGACGGATGCGAGTCACATCACGCTGCTGCCGAAAATGCTCGCGCATGTGCGCGCGCAGGCGCCGGGCATTCGACTCGAAGCGGCGAGAATCGACGGGAACACGGAGCGCGCGCTGGAATCGGGCGAGGCGGATCTCGCGATCGGGTATGTGCCGTGGCTCGGCAGCGGCATGTACCAGCAGCAGCTCTACATGCAGGATTGGGTTTGTCTCGCCAATCCCGATCATCCGCGCGTGCGCGCGAAGCTGACGCTCAAGCAATACCGCCGCGAAGGACACGTGATCATCGCGGCCGGCACGGGTGCGCAATTGCTGGAGCAGGCGCTGCTGCGCGAGAACATCGACCGCGACGTCGTGCTCGAGCTGCCGGGTATGCTCGGGCTTGGGTCGATCATCCAGTCGACCGATCTGATTGCGACGCTGCCGAGAAACATCGGGGAGACGCTGGCGCGCGTGAACGGGATCGCGGTTCATCCCTGCCCGTTTCCGGTCGACAAGTTTGCGGTGCGTCAGCATTGGCATGCGAAATACCACCACGAGGCCGGTAATCGCTGGTTGCGGTCGGTGGTGGCGGATTTGTTTCTGGATAGAAGTTAG